A single window of Fibrobacter sp. UWH6 DNA harbors:
- a CDS encoding thioesterase family protein produces the protein MELCSHKHTSHIEVRYSETDQMGIVHHAVYPIWFEQARLEFFKSLGSSYVEIEAQGYACPVLELTVRYRNSTHFGETVDIDTTLERKGKYHFKFTYKLSVEGKLCATGTSEHCFLKNGKPTPDLPEQVKLLFPNG, from the coding sequence ATGGAACTTTGCAGTCACAAACACACTAGCCACATAGAAGTCCGCTATTCCGAAACCGATCAGATGGGCATCGTACACCACGCCGTTTACCCAATCTGGTTTGAACAGGCCCGACTGGAATTTTTCAAGTCCCTAGGTTCCAGCTATGTTGAAATTGAAGCACAAGGGTACGCCTGCCCGGTTTTGGAACTGACAGTCAGGTACCGCAACTCCACCCACTTCGGCGAGACCGTGGATATCGACACCACCCTGGAACGCAAGGGCAAATACCACTTCAAGTTCACCTACAAGCTGAGCGTAGAGGGCAAGCTGTGCGCCACAGGAACTTCGGAACATTGCTTCCTGAAAAACGGCAAACCCACCCCCGATTTGCCGGAACAGGTGAAACTTTTATTCCCGAACGGCTAA
- a CDS encoding histidine phosphatase family protein codes for MKKNACYIASVFAVCLLLAACDDELSYYNPNIVSDDSLTEDSLEVNQTDSSQKPFFKDFLQSLPSSAQVSSSSQYSEPYQPEQEPSSSSYFLFDEPAPESSSSSYQFNEPIVVIPSSSSKQMSTECENIRATRDQFHQLTDVVNCVMENEKVAYVIRHAERNKSSTGTEGRLNDNGREQSVTLGERLAPLGPIYFMHTKVYRTMETVLKIAEGKGQEFSESSIPFTATSADDHEQRTDLLDSYFIKDESQANACKNQHSWSWSAYSYFAYEEDVSRECQAGFYDVDDRIQEFIKDNFTYSKMPDITIAISHDQFLIPFIISVCERNTIDLRFHKHENEESRYDYWINYLTGVAIIVDENDQAITIPVTAMEDPYLRVFPEK; via the coding sequence ATGAAAAAAAATGCTTGTTATATAGCATCGGTTTTTGCCGTATGCCTTTTACTCGCCGCCTGTGACGACGAACTTTCGTATTACAATCCGAATATCGTCTCAGACGATTCCCTCACCGAGGATTCCCTAGAAGTCAACCAGACAGACTCGTCACAAAAGCCTTTTTTCAAAGACTTCCTGCAAAGTTTACCTTCCAGCGCGCAGGTATCCAGTTCTTCCCAATATAGCGAGCCTTATCAGCCCGAACAAGAACCATCCTCTTCCAGCTATTTCCTATTCGACGAACCTGCCCCAGAAAGTTCCTCTAGTTCATACCAGTTTAACGAACCTATCGTGGTAATCCCATCTAGTTCAAGCAAACAGATGAGCACGGAATGCGAAAACATCCGCGCCACAAGGGACCAATTCCACCAGTTGACCGATGTGGTAAACTGCGTCATGGAAAACGAGAAGGTGGCCTACGTCATAAGGCATGCCGAGCGCAATAAGAGCAGCACGGGTACGGAGGGACGTCTAAACGATAACGGCCGTGAACAATCCGTTACACTGGGCGAAAGACTGGCACCCCTTGGCCCCATTTACTTTATGCATACCAAGGTCTACCGGACTATGGAAACCGTGCTGAAAATCGCAGAAGGAAAAGGCCAGGAATTTTCAGAAAGTTCCATCCCCTTTACCGCCACCTCCGCAGACGATCACGAACAGAGAACCGACCTGCTGGACAGCTATTTCATCAAGGATGAATCCCAGGCTAACGCCTGCAAGAATCAGCATAGCTGGAGCTGGTCCGCCTATTCCTACTTCGCTTACGAGGAGGACGTCTCAAGAGAATGTCAGGCCGGATTCTACGACGTAGACGACCGCATCCAGGAATTCATCAAGGACAACTTCACCTACAGCAAGATGCCCGACATCACCATCGCCATTTCCCATGACCAGTTCCTGATTCCGTTCATCATTTCGGTTTGCGAACGAAATACCATCGACCTGCGATTCCACAAACACGAAAATGAAGAAAGCCGTTACGACTACTGGATCAACTACCTTACCGGCGTTGCCATTATCGTAGACGAAAACGACCAGGCAATCACCATCCCGGTTACCGCCATGGAAGATCCCTACCTAAGAGTCTTCCCGGAAAAATAA